The window TGGCAACCAAAGGTAATTAAACCAAGGATAACTGCAAGACATTTGTTAACTAAATTTGCTTTAATTTGACAGGCATCATATTATTCTCTTACATTTCTATTATGTTTTGGTTTACAGTAATATGCTGGGTTTATCTCATTATATTgtataattaaaatatattatacACTGTGGTAGATTAAACTGCAAATGATATTTAGTTTGATTAATTTCACAATATTATTTTGGACTGTTGCAAAGTCAAAATGTATTATTAGTTTTCCTGTTGCTACTTTCAAAATTGTAAGTATTATTGTTAAAGTGTCGCCTTTAATTTCCTTATTCATGTCTGCTTGTCTTGGGGTAACTGTCGGTTCCTACCTGCTGTTGTGAGTGTAAGCAAGGATGTCATTTCCAAAGGGGATGAGAGGTATATTTCCCCCTCATTTTCCCaaatcccattaaaaaaaatactcaaagaGAAGTTCACCCTGCTTTTTACCTGCAGCCCAGAGTGACCGTTGTACTCTACATCTCAAGCATTCAGGGTTATGAGCTAATAGTAACATTTTTTGTAGAAGGCAAACAGTGGTGGGATCCGTATGAAAcgtctaatagaagacaattcATCTATCGACCAAACTCAGCTGCTGAAATTCTGCTGTAAGTTCtgtttttgggttgttgttgtttttttttttttgggcttttggtTAAATTTTGAATAGGCATGCAGAGTTagtgtttgtttctctgtgtgtttgtgtaattgtatGTATAGGTGCCCAGTGTCAACTTCATTTATAGACTCTTATTCACAGTCTGGACCTTTTGGTTCAACTGTATACAACAAGGATTTTTGCTGGCAGCCAGGCTGTAAACCTGAATGCATTCACACAGGAACTGCCTTGGGGCAAAGGAGAAACAACCCGCATCCCAGTCAGGTTGGTATTTAGGCTGTGTTAGCCTCAATTTTACATTCATAGTTGAATGCCATGCTTGACCTCTCACAGTGTATCGTAACCTTTAAATCAAGCTATTTTCCCCAAGTCTTTCATGATGTGGAGGCTGCCTAGGGACGCTGCACGAAGCTCTGAGTATGTCAGCTTCCCTTGGAAATGTCCTCCATCTGAGAGGGAGATTCGTAAGGCCTTGACAGCACAGTACCGCTCCATCTACAGATGTGACTTCATGGGTATGCCTCAAGGTAGGACAAGTCTGTTGGTTCAGTCTTGTGTATGTGAAAGCGTGTAAGAACACCTGAGCTACTGACATTCAAGCACTCAGGCGTGTCCAAACAAGCCACCGTATTATTTGTATCTACAGTTTATTTGCCTTTAGTTGTGGAACTTGTTTGACTGGAGTTGATCATATTAATAATGCAGGAAGAAGATTTACTGTGCACAGCAGGCACGAAGGGCCGCTGCTATCTACTGACACAGAGATGAGGGACAATTACCGCCAGCCAAAGCAAAAACCTGAACTGCTGGTGAATCAGTCTCACCACAGCTGCAACACAGGTCCTAACATGGCCTGTTGTGGTATAGGTAATGCATGCTAAAAAATGCTGGGAAAGGGTGCTTGAAACACATCTTAATGTTTTTATATCATTTGATTACCCTCTGTGTGTTGCAGTTCCAACTGTTGTGCAAAGGCACGCTCAGCAGAAAAGATCAGATTTGACAAACTATGACAGGTTTTGTGGGAAAAGAGTCAATGATGTCACATGTGTGATAAAGTCTCTGCTGCCTCAGGAGCTGCAGCAGTTACACAGAATTTTACCTGAGGAGGGCAAGTATCAACTTATGTCTTTGAATGTTGAAGCATTTTAATACTGATTTTGATTTGACAGACAGGGCATTCatgttatttttgctttttgcttttCAGAAAGGGAGGCCATTAAAACAGTTTTGAGTGAAGATTGTCCAAACAGCAGGGAGAAGGTGAATAAACTCCCAGCAGTTGAGCTTCATCCCTGCTCTCCAGAGTGGATATCGAGCTGGCCAGGACCTCTCTGAACCTTACTGCTACAGTAGTTAGTTTATTAGGGTCCAGGCAGCACTactgtaatcctaggtattcttcttcttattcttctgaggaaatcatacttcccatgggtgaaaacttaccaaactttgcacaaaggtccagtctcatgccagatatcctcagctgtaaactcaagccaatagtcctgatggtggcgctacagcaagcgtgggaagttcaaaactttgaaaattcataacaaatcaaccatatgtgctacgacttcacaactttcatcaaactgtagccccaacactgaagaaacttttgtacacttaaacctattaaaaattatgaagttcatcactgtttttttcaaaaactgtaaaacttcttaaacctatctcttcccacaatttttgctcaattgacaccaaacttgctacagagcatcttcagactgtcctacaaaaactacgtttctcagatttttgatttatcaaaaattgagcctacagtgcatcaaaatgtttgactgtaaacagtactgtaaacatatacatgcaaattcttgctaaataaatcttcaatgttcatgaaaaaaatgacaaaattctagagtcatggtagatgacgtgtggcaaatttcagaattttatctcaaaaactgattttttgacagtattttgaattttgctctaatttgaacaattggagtcagtGTAAAAATAGCAATTTTAAACAtaagtttttcacttatgaagcaaatcaatcgttgttaaaataaattaccagcatctccatgctgtctagatgcaatgcgtattttaagatttttgtttcgataactgaattttttttacagtggtttgaaatctgcctttccatgcatggatggctgctaaacctgcacgtctggcttagtcagtttgtgaagctacacatgaattctcactgactaattagctcagtgagatagaaattgattcttagtctcagaggttgagttcaagcctcagctgatgcaaaaggcagattgtgttgctaaattcctaaatgtcttccaattcttctgcttgttgctcagaattgcctaaaaatgcctggACCcaacccatcgctgcgcagaaGCTATAATCTGTCTttgagttttgtgtttttcatgtaGTTTCTTGTCATAGTAGggataaaaaatgtaataattgaTACAATACACTGCAAATTAAAAGTGTCTCGCAGAATTGatttgctttgtctttttttgtgtggaaCTTGTGTGATAATTAAACGTCTCCCACCGATGAAAAGATATTTGTCTGCCTTCATGTTTCATTGCCCCCACACTCTGCTCTCTGACGTTATGCAGTCTGTTTGCAGCTTGATAACAAGATCAGCAGTAACACTTTTTGGTTTCTTCTGTTTTGTGACGTTTTCCAAGTCTTTTCAAAAGGAATATTAATTATCttgctttaaaaatatattaattccCTAAGTAGTTAAAATGGAATTATGAAAATTCGTCAACAttaaagaatacttcacccacaaaatatcaatttgtatatcagttagtcatgcAATGTTATCtggaatttgtgaagaaaactttgtttttctcacacgcCTCAACAGAAAActgcaaacatattgatttattgattgactgaGGTCCAAGTTTAACAGCAACAAAActctataaaaaaaaacctgttcaCAAATTTTCCACACAGGTCATGCAGTATAAGTCTCATTTGCCCAGTTGTTTGCTCcttgcttcccaaacacattgcatttcactgaaaaaaaaagtattggagtctgtgtttgaagagaTCATCgagaagtttcactttcagttcaatTTGATGTATTGATATGTTAGTGAAAATGCAGGtatttgggaagcactgagcatacgactggataagtAAGACTTGGATGACAtcaaaacagatgttttgatatggttttgatatagtttggcTTTTGTTAAGCGTAGTCCCAAAccaatcaataaaaaaatgtgtccaCCATTTTCCATAGAGGCACACgggaaaaaacagttttcttatGAGCTCAAGGTAAAACAGCACAGCAAACTGAATTACtactggtcattttgtgggtgaggtATTCTTTTAATGAGGCACATTAAACTATGATTACATGTTAACTAATTTAAACACAAAGTAAACAGCGCAGTACATTGTTAGGCTTAAACTAGCTGTCACTAACACACTGACGAAACCGTCTCTCACTCTTTAAAGGCAGGATTCTTGCCTTACGTCTTGTAGTCTCAGTTGTCACCCTTGGTTTCTTAGTTACCGTGAGGCCACCTGCTCTGCTCAGGTGTAATGTTAGAGAGAGTGTCAGGTAGACTAATGTGAGATCTGTCTGATTAACATCTGTTTGGAGGTCTGACTCAGGAAATGCGTTGCAAAGTCTGCTTTTTGCGTCACATCAGCCTTAAAGATTCACCATCTAACGAGGATGCCACTGGGGAAAAGGGTCCGCTCTTCTTCAGCTTCAGGGAGATTAGAAACACAACACGTGACCAGGTaac is drawn from Epinephelus fuscoguttatus linkage group LG5, E.fuscoguttatus.final_Chr_v1 and contains these coding sequences:
- the LOC125888863 gene encoding testis-expressed protein 26-like, with translation MATKEGKQWWDPYETSNRRQFIYRPNSAAEILLCPVSTSFIDSYSQSGPFGSTVYNKDFCWQPGCKPECIHTGTALGQRRNNPHPSQSFMMWRLPRDAARSSEYVSFPWKCPPSEREIRKALTAQYRSIYRCDFMGMPQGRRFTVHSRHEGPLLSTDTEMRDNYRQPKQKPELLVNQSHHSCNTGPNMACCGIVPTVVQRHAQQKRSDLTNYDRFCGKRVNDVTCVIKSLLPQELQQLHRILPEEGKYQLMSLNVEAF